In the genome of Pongo pygmaeus isolate AG05252 chromosome 9, NHGRI_mPonPyg2-v2.0_pri, whole genome shotgun sequence, one region contains:
- the FOLR2 gene encoding folate receptor beta isoform X2 has protein sequence MLPAATEVQLRLQEQKDMAWKWMPLLLLLVWVATMCSAQDRTDLLNVCMDAKHHKTKPGPEDKLHDQCSPWKKNACCTASTSQELHKDTSRLYNFNWDHCGKMEPACKRHFIQDTCLYECSPNLGPWIQQVNQSWRKERFLDVPLCKEDCQRWWEDCHTSHTCKSNWHRGWDWTSGVNKCPAGALCRTFESYFPTPAALCDGLWSHSYKVSNYSQGSGRCIQMWFDSAQGNPNEEVARFYAAAMHVNAGEMLHGIGGLLLSLALMLQLWLLG, from the exons ATGCTCCCAGCAGCAACGGAGGTTCAG CTCCGcctgcaggaacagaaagacatGGCCTGGAAATGGATGCCACTTCTGCTGCTTCTGGTCTGGGTGGCCACCATGTGCAGTGCCCAGGACAGGACTGATCTCCTCAATGTCTGTATGGATGCCAAGCACCACAAGACAAAGCCAGGTCCTGAAGACAAGCTGCATGACCAA TGCAGTCCCTGGAAGAAGAATGCCTGCTGCACGGCCAGCACCAGCCAGGAGCTGCACAAGGACACCTCCCGCCTGTACAACTTTAACTGGGACCACTGCGGCAAGATGGAGCCCGCCTGCAAGCGCCACTTCATCCAGGACACCTGTCTCTATGAGTGCTCACCCAACCTGGGGCCCTGGATCCAGCAG GTGAATCAGAGCTGGCGCAAAGAACGCTTCCTGGATGTGCCCTTATGCAAAGAGGACTGTCAGCGCTGGTGGGAGGATTGTCACACCTCCCACACCTGCAAAAGCAACTGGCACAGAGGATGGGACTGGACCTCAG GAGTTAACAAGTGCCCAGCTGGGGCCCTCTGCCGCACCTTTGAGTCCTACTTCCCCACTCCAGCTGCCCTTTGTGACGGCCTCTGGAGTCACTCATACAAGGTCAGTAACTACAGCCAAGGAAGCGGCCGCTGCATCCAGATGTGGTTTGACTCAGCCCAGGGCAATCCCAACGAGGAAGTGGCAAGGTTCTATGCTGCAGCCATGCATGTGAATGCTGGTGAGATGCTTCATGGGATTGGGGGTCTTCTGCTCAGTCTGGCCCTGATGCTGCAACTCTGGCTCCTTGGCTGA
- the FOLR2 gene encoding folate receptor beta isoform X1, whose product MLPAATEVQEQKDMAWKWMPLLLLLVWVATMCSAQDRTDLLNVCMDAKHHKTKPGPEDKLHDQCSPWKKNACCTASTSQELHKDTSRLYNFNWDHCGKMEPACKRHFIQDTCLYECSPNLGPWIQQVNQSWRKERFLDVPLCKEDCQRWWEDCHTSHTCKSNWHRGWDWTSGVNKCPAGALCRTFESYFPTPAALCDGLWSHSYKVSNYSQGSGRCIQMWFDSAQGNPNEEVARFYAAAMHVNAGEMLHGIGGLLLSLALMLQLWLLG is encoded by the exons ATGCTCCCAGCAGCAACGGAGGTTCAG gaacagaaagacatGGCCTGGAAATGGATGCCACTTCTGCTGCTTCTGGTCTGGGTGGCCACCATGTGCAGTGCCCAGGACAGGACTGATCTCCTCAATGTCTGTATGGATGCCAAGCACCACAAGACAAAGCCAGGTCCTGAAGACAAGCTGCATGACCAA TGCAGTCCCTGGAAGAAGAATGCCTGCTGCACGGCCAGCACCAGCCAGGAGCTGCACAAGGACACCTCCCGCCTGTACAACTTTAACTGGGACCACTGCGGCAAGATGGAGCCCGCCTGCAAGCGCCACTTCATCCAGGACACCTGTCTCTATGAGTGCTCACCCAACCTGGGGCCCTGGATCCAGCAG GTGAATCAGAGCTGGCGCAAAGAACGCTTCCTGGATGTGCCCTTATGCAAAGAGGACTGTCAGCGCTGGTGGGAGGATTGTCACACCTCCCACACCTGCAAAAGCAACTGGCACAGAGGATGGGACTGGACCTCAG GAGTTAACAAGTGCCCAGCTGGGGCCCTCTGCCGCACCTTTGAGTCCTACTTCCCCACTCCAGCTGCCCTTTGTGACGGCCTCTGGAGTCACTCATACAAGGTCAGTAACTACAGCCAAGGAAGCGGCCGCTGCATCCAGATGTGGTTTGACTCAGCCCAGGGCAATCCCAACGAGGAAGTGGCAAGGTTCTATGCTGCAGCCATGCATGTGAATGCTGGTGAGATGCTTCATGGGATTGGGGGTCTTCTGCTCAGTCTGGCCCTGATGCTGCAACTCTGGCTCCTTGGCTGA